GCATTCCAGGTAAATTAATTCACGAGTTTCAAATAAtttcgttttcgttttgttAGAAAAGAGCGATGTATTTCATTACATTTCTAATAAATATGATACAATCTGTTACTCGCTACCCGCCACCCGCTACCCGCCACCCGTGGAAAAGTGCTTCTGAAATACGACCCTTATTGATTATGATCTTGACAATTTCACCTTCAGGTGGTGTGCAAGTTTTTCACGGATGGCATCCAAATTTCTAAAGAAGATCAACAAAAACTGTTACGAGAAAAACAGGTTTACAAAGACCTCAAATTTCAACCGGTTATTGGCGGCAGAACCTTTGGTCTTCGATATCTTTACCAGATGATGTGGGCTGCAGCCAAATACGATTTCAAGTATTATCTAAGGCTAGATGACGATTATTTTGTCTGCCTCGGAAGACTCCTACACGAGTTACGATACAGGCCGAGCAAGATGTTATGCTGGGGCTCCTACCACTGCAACACACATCTTTCTTACGTAGATGAGGCCTGGACGCTACTTACTCATGACGTCATAGTGCGCATTCTATCCCAGCATCCCCAGCGAATGCTTTGCCATCCTCATGCTGATCAAGAACTTCCAATCTGGATGGAAAGCGTGATTAATAAAAATGAGAATTTAATCCGTTTTGATGACCAGCGGCTTTATCATTATCCCCCAGCGAGGACAGTCAAAAGATTTAAAAAACTGGCCAATCCTTGTGATTTATACATTGGCATTCACGGAAGCTCGCCTGAATTAATGCGCATGTTCTGGAACTCAGGTAGTGACAAAGCCAGGAGGGTATCACCTTTAACTGAATTTTCTGCCACATGTGGTAAACCATTCGTATTTGACATATCCTTAATGTGGGACGCTTACAAATTTGATCTGAGACCGTGCATAGAAAATCCTCTATGGACCCCAGGAGAAACGATGTGGATGGGCATCCTCTCGGGAACTAAGAAGGGTACCCTTCCCTGCCCTTAGATTTTCCTATAGAGTTCCAATTTGTCGAAATGTTTATCTTTTCCTTTCCCATTCTTTTCAAATAAAAGTGATTAAAGATTCGTAGCAGAGCTCTTGCGCGCGCAGCGgagcaccatgggtaagaaaatCGGGTAAACCACTTGGCAATCACGTGACCGTACACCGACCGACCGTCCGTGAGCACCACAGGCATACCAACACAAATTTTCGGGCAGTCTGTGTTGAGggtttttggcgcgaaaacccTCAACACAGGCTTTGTAGAGCATAAACAACTTTGAAGTTCAgggaagtcaactcagaacaaatacaaatttattagaaaaggggattagtttctatagaaactgtggtgctgcgtcggtgggggagtgatacacgaaaatttggtttatcaacggagttgataatgtaaattgactaCCGGACTAGTATTTCTTTCGAAgggcattcgctctgacgaagggctaacgctcgaaacgtcagcttttcaatctctgtacggtggtcaatttacattatcaactccgttgataaaccaaattttcaaatttattagaagtttactattgtaatgaaatcggcagctccgcttttaggcttggctgaATCTAGATATTAAAAATTTACCTAATGGTAGAGATAGGACCACGGCCCCCTTTGCaaggagaaaagttgtcccgagTAGAAAGGTCACTCTCCTCCCCGAGCTTCACCGGGGCTAGCCAACGTCTCCTGTATTTCCACACAAAACTTGATGAACCGTTTACGTGAGAAACAAAACATTAGCTCAATGGTAGGGTCAACTCGCCCTCAACTTGGTCAAGGTGAGATGATCAGAGCATGCGTTAGCTCTGTTGTCAAGAAAAGCCAGGTCTTGATTTGGGTAAAACGTTTTTCTTATTAAAACGCTCACTAAAGTTGACTCAGATGGGAGAGTGACCCTCTTGCTTGAGACAACCCTTTTAAGAACTTCTGGTCTACAAGGTATGGAACCTCGAAACTAAATGAAAAAAGTGAtccttgggggggggggggggggggcagggttggtgcagtggtgagagcactggtCTTCCACCAATCTGGCCCGGATTCGATCCCAGATCGGACGTCATGTGGGTTGagcttgttggttctctactctgctccgagaggtttttccctgagtactccggttttcccctctcaccaaaaaccgaCATTAGATTGATTTAATTTGTGTTGATATGATTTCCTTTCCCCCCAATtagtagagcctctgtgctcAGCTAagtgatttattattattattattattattattattattattattattattatcattatcattatcattatcattattattattatccaagAGTTCTTAATGGTCAGAAAGTAGACCAGACTTGGATCACTTGGTTGAGTACCGGACTAGTATTTCTCTAAAGACATTAAAccattttaaacattttaaacCAGATTAGTGATGAGACCGAACATATCAATTTCTTAGCTACTAGTTGTGATGTTGAGATGCTGCAAAATGTTCCAATGTTGTTAATTCTTTTTATAGATCATAGCTTTTTTTATGTAGcatgctcattttttttttttttttagtctcaTACTTCAGTATttgattgcaataattttgtatttatttttgttaCAGATATACTGAATGTAAGGTAATAAAGTTCCACCTTCTTAACACAGATTGCATTGATAAATTAGTAATAagttcaggacttcaacagatATTTATCATTTCATTGTAACAGCTCCACCATTTCATGAATGGCCAcacataataatgataattattatgagaATAATAAAGTCTAAAACACGCTGACTAGCAATTACAATTAAATGCTGGTTAGATCAATGATTGTACAACATTTGGCCAACCAAAGACATTGCTATTCACAAACAAttcatgataataatattgttttccaCCCTTACACATATTCTTGTGCAGTACTGTTCTTATAATCATTGACTTGTTATTCACCTAGATTTGAGCAGAAATTGTGGAATAATGTACACCCCCTGAAAATACTTTTCCTCTTGGAACATGGATGGGGGGGGCTAGGTATTTTAACTTGCTAATAAGCTAAccataataaataattattgatctagTGTAAAGTAATTCCTCCTCTCTGCTTTAACAAACAGTGACATAAGCTGTCATATATGCCAaagacctgaaaaaaaaattttttttctttaacttcaGGGGTCCTTCTAGGACCTGTTGCTATGAAAGCTTTCATAGGACATAATTGAGGTGCTAAAATGACAATAGACAACCTTATTGCTCATatttgcaggggtgcctggagaaaagccttaagtgacttctgataaattaccagattctcgttccaaaaatttccttgtattcagttgtgaatgacttggagaatttgacattgcatcaaaagtcacttaaggccttattccacactcCCTTTCATTTGGTTTATAGACTATAAAAGGGATGCACCACAAGAAACTCTATGCCTGTGACTTCACTTTGATCCGTGTTCAGATTTCGTTTGAGGATCATGTGACCTTTTCAAATATAGTCAAATTCATCACCGTACCAAATACAGGTattgttttgtcatttttgaTATGGACAATGGAAGTTTAAGTAGAGGAGGACAACCCCAAAACACCCTCCTTTGTGGAATTTATCTTCCCCTGAGTTCTACATGTGTGACCCATTCAAGCAACTCTCTTGAAAATGTGACACCATTCAAGGAGACTCAGTTGCGAAATTGCAACTTCACCCAGCAactcccccccccaaaaaaaaaaaagacaaatgaacatttcatcatttgaaatatatataaatgcTTCCTTTAGGCACTGAAATATAGGACACACCATGTATGTAACTGGAGAAAACAAGAAGATTTCCACAACAATTTGTTTCTTGGGTTTTCAATGAGACCTAAATTATCTGTCaagttttaaatttaatttgtaTTTGTCAAGTACAAATTCAAaccttgtttgttgtttaatACTGTAAGCAGATTGATTGCTATTTGGAAACACCATGTACACACCCTTGACCAGCCGCTTGTGATATCTGAATTTTGATCATTGCTTTATAAACCCTAAGAAGGTCATACATAAGATGAGAAGCAAATGAAGTATACCATTGGATGAAAGTATCTCTGATACTTCCAGTCCAAAGTTGTCCAAATAGCAATCAATCTACATACAATattaaacaacaaacaaggtTTGAGTTTGTActcaacaaataaaaattaaatttaaaacttgaaagaTCATTTAGGTCTCATTGAAAACCCAAGAAACAAAATGTTGTGGAAATCTTGTTGGGTTTTCTGCAGTTACATACATGGTAGGTAGTTCCTTTATTTCAGTCCGTAAAGGAAGcatttatatatttttcaaaTGTTCATTTGTGTCCTTCTTGTTTGCtctatttttgcttgtttgtgtaTGTCCGACCACATTCTTGTTTTGTCTGACCAAAATAGTGACTTAGAAAGACACATGTCctttcaaaaggaaaaaatatttgcgGCCCTGATTACAACTGCTGAATAGTACAACTGGGTGAGCTTATCCTGGCCTTTGTTATGTCCTTTTCTGAAAGTGCAACACAACCAGTGATGTCCAAAACTTTGAGCTTCTTGCATTTTTCTGTAATTTCAAAGAGGCCAAGCTTAGTTAGTTCTTTGCAGTAAGAGAGGTTAAGAAATTCCAATTCCACAAGACCGTGAACAAGCGAAAGAACCCCTGCATCTGTGATTCCCCAGTTGGAGAACAAATTAAGAAGTTTTAACCTCAAGAGATGACTGCCAATGTAATGTAAGCCTAGATCAGTTATAACAGGACAATGTGAGACATCTAGAGCTGTTAGACTAACAAGACTTTGGGCGATGTGTCGAATACCTTCATCACCTACACGATAGCAATAACTTAGGTTCAAGCTTCGCAGGGTCGTCAACTTTGCAATGCAGGCAAGATCGGAATTTTCCACTCTAGTGCAGTAAATTAGAATCAATTCTTTGAGGTTAGGGAGAAACATTTCGCTTAACAGCCCCTCAAACCAGGCAAGCGGAACTATGGAATGGCCCAGGTACAGAGACTTCAAACTTCGAGGCAAACATTGGGCAGGGACATTTCGCATGTCACAGTACGACAAACCAAGAGATCTCAAATGTGGACACTTCGTCTTGATTTCCTCAAGCAGAGAGGGAGAGACGTTTACGCTTTTCTTCGTCGTTCCGATGAATCCTTTTATCAGCAGTTCCAGAGCAGAGTCTGAGAGTCGATTCCTCACGAGTTTCTTCAACGTTCGCAGAGACAGAGACCATGGACGAAGGTCGACGTGTTTCCACAAGCACCGATCGCACACAAGATGGTACCACATCCGACAAACAGTCGATAAAACACAAAGTGTCTTCACGTCCAGAAACCTGAAAACTTGCAGCATGATATTTGCCGGTAGCTTGCATATAGGAGCGACTTGTACCACATCATCCGCCGTTTTTTGTCGAGATGCTTTCTTCCTTCCTGCTTTGCAAGACGCCATATTGGTCAGTCATTGGTGATGAGGGCTCCTTTCTCagtcacaggcaccccaagcacAAGGTTTGCAAGAATTAGAATGTAATGCGCCGATTAACTCGTAACTTCAACAACAGAGCCTCAAGCGTTTACgactgcatttattttaaattactCAGTGTCGCTTGATTACCTCTAACAGAAACGTACAGCTTCAAGAATTAACTGGGGGCGCAAAAACGTACTATATTGTATTCATTCTATAGTATGACAAAGTCGAATTACCCAGCCAAAATTCCTctgacaaggaaaaaaatccAGTCACATAGCAAACTGCTATATCTTCCTTTAATCTCTTCTACctcgtccaaacacgtgtttattGCTGTTAGGTACGGTGGCCCGTAAGGAACATGCCGTTTAGTGATTAGTTTTCAAATTcacaaactcgaaattttgcgtttgcaaactcgaaatttcgagtttcaAGACGCgaaattttgagtttcgaaacgAGAAATTTGtctaaactcaaaatttcgcgtttctaaactcaaaatttcgagtCAGCAATGGAAATTCCGAGTTTCTACACTCTAAATTTCGAGGTTGCTGAAACGCAAAATTTCGAAATTTCGAGTCTCTAAAATCAAAATTTCGACTTTCTAAACGAAAAATTTCGAGGTTGTTCTGTTGAGACGGTCGTCTGGTAGACAACCGATTCTTTAATAGTTTCAATTCATAGTAGGGCATTCAACTTGTGCCCTCAGTAGGCATATGCATGCTCTTATTGTGCAAAATGGATTTATGTCCGTCGatgttttgtttgaggttgggcatgcagctgtaactgatcttgactgtgtttcttgtaaaaaacTTATGTAAAACATACTCCTAGGGGAATTTTACGTCAAGTTTAAGTTTAAGAAAGGCACGCCCAACGTTCGTGGCTACCCCTTTTTGATAAATGGGGTTTTGTAACAAATTATGTCTCTCATTCGATTTTTTAGCTTTTAGAGTTTGAAGGTTGGTTTGAGGATTGGGGTGAAAATGTGTGCCCGGTTGTTTACCAGGCGACCATCTCTTCAGAGGATGCGAACCCTTCTCAAACCTATGTGgggcaaaaaggaaattcttttaAGACGAGATATTGGAACCACAGAGCCTCGTTTTCTAATCAAACGAGCTAAGCAAATACATCTGGCgctatttgaaagaaaacttgacaaactTTAAAATCAAGAGGAAGGTTTTGAAACAAGCAGCTCTGCATAACCCCACTCCGGGAGAagtattttttaatttgcaactGCTTTAGCCTCtctgaacaaaagaaatgaattaattttatCATGGAGACACGCAAGCAAATACGCAAATATTCATTCTgccataaaaaatataaataaataatgtcAGTGGTAAGGGAGACCATTGAGAAATTTTATTAGGTAAGATTGCTAGAAAATAATCACTGTCTCTAGCTTTTTCTGTAAGTGCTGTCTAAGTAATTATTTAAGCTCTATGATATCTCCAATGAAGCAATGAGTGCAACAATGCTTTCATTTTATCCATACAATGatcttattgttttttttggccCCAGTTGCAATTCGAATTATTATTCCATTCTAGTGATTGGTGTGTTGTAACATCAGTTTTCTAACAGAAACTTTCTTTCTTCGATTTACTCTTTAAGCCTCGGGCAAAATTACTATTCCATTCAATAAGTGATCGGCGTGTTATGACATCTGCAACTTCCTTTTCTCAaattactcttaaggcctccgGGAAAATCAATATTCCATTGAAGTAAACTTgcgtctttcatttttttttttcaatttactcTTAGGGGCCTCTGGCAAAAATTTTATGCCATTCAAGTGGTCGTCGTGTCATAACATCGtaaattcctttttttcaatttaccCTCAAAGCCACTGGCAAAATTATTATTCCAATCAAGTGAACTTGTTTTCGTTTTCAATTTACCTCTAAGGCCTCTGGCAAAATTACTATTCCTCTCCAGTGATCGATGTGTTATGACAACCGTAACTTACTTTTTCAATTAATGTACTCGTCAAGCCTCTAATAAAATTGGGCAGAGAAGGAACATAACTCCCTTGAATTCAGTCGTTTTGACAGTCAATTGTCTTCTCCACCCGTTGTAGTCATTATAGTGTTACAAGACAACAGAAGTTACGAGGGTATGCGATCTCTGAGGTAGGCCAAGAGGGCCTGTGTTCCTTTCGCTAGTATGGCAGCTCTTGGGTTTCTGAAGGGATTCCCTTCCAATTGTAGAGACCTGTAAAGTCAGTATGGAATCAAGTCAAAATTTTGCCGGTTGAAATTTAACCGAGGTCGCATGTTTAGGCTTAGTTtttattaaggacggtgcctactattgttattgcgcatacgttctgcgcatctctagatactcggatttcctatcgccaatgcttactaatacagggatctttttgcgtggtttaaaactatccggagaaagtagatcttagtaagtactcttggtatccaaaaagaaaattgagggtaaacatgcatttttgagagataatgaAGCTTCAATTTGTGAAAGAACGCCatcatacattgctttgtattttaaagctttttacagatattactcatgaattatctttgaaaaatgcgtggttacccccaattttctttttggatttcaataggacttgttaagatctacattttctgcataatcacacaccggcgaaaaaatatctttaattagtaggcaccgtccttaagacaAAATCTTCGTAATATCGAAGCAAATGTCAAAGATGCTTCTTAACCAGGTGCACGCCATCCTAACTACTCAACCAACGCCACAACAATTCGAGTCAACACCAAGGAAACATAGAAAGCCGTAAAACTTCCTGCAAAAATTAATTCCTTCTGTTCTTATAGAATATTTGAACGTTGCTTATTTaactattttttgttttaacacCACCATTTTTCCACTAATGACACAGCTACTACGCTGTCAATATAAACCACCAACAATCCACTATGCCGTTATTCGTTATTCGTTCCTCAAGCGAGTCTCCCATGCAAGTTCTTAAGGAAAGAGAGTCGAGCTTTGCTGGTCGTCAACAACAGACTTAGTTAGTTGTAACAGCCACGAAAACGCCTCAAATCAATGccgtgattggttgaatgaggaaaaataatcgcgcTGCACTAGGCCAGCACTGCTCTACATCCTTTAACTGCCTATCATTTCGCTTTACCTTAGTTGCGTAGCATTGCCAAGCTGTGGTGGTACTTGCGCTAAGTCATTATTTTGCAAATCCAGCGTCGAGAGAACAGACATCAACAGCAACTTATCAACCTCAATTACCTGAATCTAAGAGAACCAAAGCGAGTTTGTGATACGCGGCTCTTTACGACGGCGGAATCCACGCCCAAGCAACGCCGGATAAATTTGGAAACGTTTATTAAACTTTTAATATGTACCCCTTAATATAATTTGTAAACGGGTTTTCCAACCCGTTTTCCGTCAACGATATTGAGCGTAAAGGGGCTAAGTCACGACATTTGGTCTTACTGTAAGTCTAAAAGATGTCTCTAAATGAATGGAaacctaaaataattattcagtttGTTTGCGTGAGACTATAATACAGCCCTGAGACTGTTTGTTATCTCCCATTGTCACGGGTGGagatggattgcaacttgaaaaagttggccaactTTTTCCAGTTCTAACTCTGAACTGATcgagtttttggcccagaattTGCCTTAGATAGATCTTTCCGTAAAAAAATTTTCGCAGATCTTCTTCTGGTGTTCAAGGAAGTAAACTACCCACAAGCAAAAGTAACAGGAATTGTATTTGTGAGGTTTTGAcgagaaaacagcaaaagtaccGTGGCATAGCCCTTTCAAGCaagcacaacaacaacatcgacaagaacgtcacaaatttgcatatttagcaaTTAAAAAAAGTACTTTTTCACGCTTTGCACAAGGGCTTttattttttgtacatttcacagACATTCTCGTCCAAACATGACGTGTTTGGTTGTTTGGACGATGTCAGCACTCGActaaaaattgtcaaattttttctttacatcTCCAAACCGCGCTCATGCCATTTTAATTCGTTAGTGGTTAGTTCCGAAGACGTTCTCCTTTGAAAATACGAAGTACTTTCTCTGATGAATGTTTTCGAGAAATTGAATTTCGTTTTAGGTGGTCATTTATTTACCGATAAGGTGATCGGTGAGCCTAAATTCCACTTCCAAATTCATCAGTCGTATAAGGCGCTGTTGGGCAAACTTGCATTAAAATCTGTTGGTAGCGCGTGGGAATTTTTACATTTGACACGTGCAGTCCGTGCACACGATTCGCACGCGTCACTGTAACACCCGCTAAAGCCCGCCGCACACTTAAAGCCGCGGCTACACGAGCGATTTTTTGCTCGCGCCGGTGATGcgatttttttcagattttgtcACGTCGCCTGCGCGCCAGGGTGGCTACACTTGTGACAAATTTTGGCGACAAATTGAAGGCCGCGCGAATCGCATACTTCAAGAGACCTGGGCATTATAAACAGACATTCCTACTTTAATTTCATTGGCTAAATACTCTTTAGTCGCGTCGCAAGCGCGGGCAAAAAGTTGCAGGGTGGCTACACGGGCAACTATCTCTGCGATTTTGTCGCGAAAGTTTCAACTCTGGCGACTTTTTTCTTGCGATTTTTCACCTGTCGCGTCGCCAGTTCAAGGGTGGCTACACGTGCGATTTTGATCGCGCGCAGGCGACgcgacaaaatttgaaaaaatcgCATCACCGGCGCGAGCAAAAAATCGCTCGTGTAGCCGCGGCTTAAGGAAAAGGTTGAGGCATTTTGCACAACTGTTTCCTCAATTGTGCGGCGGgcttaaaggcctggctaaactaggaaacattgttgcggaaacaatgtttctttt
This window of the Acropora muricata isolate sample 2 chromosome 14, ASM3666990v1, whole genome shotgun sequence genome carries:
- the LOC136898899 gene encoding uncharacterized protein; the protein is MLLGMKSKRLSCVLLAGFFSCFTFLWLWYFARETFYINHKELGVKRPQFWFSHLQPLRDMFRNLTIDRKDKKHCMVASDEFSDLNEKGVKESVLLLIVVSTAPSRQDRREAIRQTWWTKCRGKVVCKFFTDGIQISKEDQQKLLREKQVYKDLKFQPVIGGRTFGLRYLYQMMWAAAKYDFKYYLRLDDDYFVCLGRLLHELRYRPSKMLCWGSYHCNTHLSYVDEAWTLLTHDVIVRILSQHPQRMLCHPHADQELPIWMESVINKNENLIRFDDQRLYHYPPARTVKRFKKLANPCDLYIGIHGSSPELMRMFWNSGSDKARRVSPLTEFSATCGKPFVFDISLMWDAYKFDLRPCIENPLWTPGETMWMGILSGTKKGTLPCP
- the LOC136898900 gene encoding F-box/LRR-repeat protein 12-like → MASCKAGRKKASRQKTADDVVQVAPICKLPANIMLQVFRFLDVKTLCVLSTVCRMWYHLVCDRCLWKHVDLRPWSLSLRTLKKLVRNRLSDSALELLIKGFIGTTKKSVNVSPSLLEEIKTKCPHLRSLGLSYCDMRNVPAQCLPRSLKSLYLGHSIVPLAWFEGLLSEMFLPNLKELILIYCTRVENSDLACIAKLTTLRSLNLSYCYRVGDEGIRHIAQSLVSLTALDVSHCPVITDLGLHYIGSHLLRLKLLNLFSNWGITDAGVLSLVHGLVELEFLNLSYCKELTKLGLFEITEKCKKLKVLDITGCVALSEKDITKARISSPSCTIQQL